TGGACCCGCCGCATCCCCTCGACGGCCCGCACCACGGCCAGCCGCGGCACCATCGCCAGGTCGACGAAGGGCCGGCCGGCGACATCGGGGACGACCGCGCGGCGATGGGGCCCGTAACTTCCGCTCGGGACCAGGGCGTTGAGGGTGCGCAGGGGGGTGGCGGGAGCGTTGGGGGCGGCAGGGGTGGCGGGCGCTGTAGTGGTGGCGGATGCGGCTGGGGCCGGCGGGGCCGGGACTTCAGTGGCGGTATGGGCGCCGAGGACAGAGGCAGTGGTCGGGGCCGTATGGGTGCCGGAAACGGCTGGGTTCGCCGGGGCGGCCACTTGAGTGGCGGCGTGGGCGCCGAGGGCAGCGTCAGTGGCCGGAGCCGTATGGGTGGCGGAAGCGGCTGGGGCCACCGGCGTGGCGGCCTGCGCGTCGGGGATGTCCGGAGTGGTGGACGTGCCAGGGGTGGGCGTATGGGCGGAGGTGGGGGCCGGCATGTCAGTACACGCCCTCGATGATCTCGGTGTCCGGCTCGGCGTACGGGGCGACGTCGGCGACCGCGTCGGCCGGGTGGCCGGGGAGGGGGGCGATGCGGGTGGCGACGTCGCGTTCGAGGTTGTTCGGGAGGAGCGTCTCGCGGGTGAGGGTGTGGGCGAGGACCCGGCCGCGGTCGCCGTAGGGGACGCGGGTGCGGTCCGCGGCCGGCAGGCCGGCCGGGGCGGTGGGGTCCACGATCTCCATGAGGAAGCCGGTGTAGCAGGGGACGAAGACGGCGCTGCCGTCGTCGTGCGCCGGGGTCTCGGCGGACAGGGGGACGTACTCGGGGGAGACGCCGGTGATCGTGTTGCCGTACGCGCCGCGCAGCCGGACGCCGGGGAAGACCTCGTGGCGCAGGATGTCGCGGGTGTCCCGGTCCATCGACGCCCCGCTCCACAGCACGGTGTGGACACTGCGGTTGATCAGCTCCACCGCACGCGGCGACTGCGCGAGGACCTCCAGCAGCGGCGGGGTGCAGAACATCACGTCGACGCTCTGGGTCGTCAGCAGGTCCATGGTCTGGGCGACCAGGTGCTCGATGTACTCCTGGGCCTCCTTGTTCCGGCCCGCGCGCATCAGCTCCTTGACCCAGCGCGGGTCGAGGTCGATGTGCAGGGGGACGGCCGAGCGCAGCGCGGTCAGTTCGCGCAGGACGTGGCCGACGGCGTGCGGGCCGGTCGGGGCGATCAGCAGCCAGTTGCCGCCGTGCGGGATCTCCTCGCGGTCCAGGAAGGAGGACCACCAGCCGGCCTGCCGCCGGAACTCGGCGAAGTCGACGATGCGGCGCGGTCGGCCGGTGGTGCCGCCGGTCTCGAACACCCGCATCGGCCCCGTGCCGGCCAGGCCCTTGGGCACGAGGTCGCCGACGGGGACCCTGCGGATCTCGTCCGTGACGTCCGGCAGCAGCGCCAGGCCGGCGAGCGTGGTGATGTCCTTGCGCGGGTCGAAGGACCAGCCGCGGGCCTGCTCCAGCCAGAAGCGGGAGCCGGTGTCCGGGCCGAAGTGCCATTCCATCGCCGCCTGCACGAGATCGTCGGCGCGGAAGTCCTCACCGCTGGAGGTGACGAGGGGAGGGGGCGTCTGGGGTGTCATCGTGGTGTCCTTCGGGCATTTCGAATTCGGAAAGGCTCAGGCGGGGGTGGTGCCGAGGTCGGCGAGGAGGGCCTCGACCACCGGGCCCGGGTCCCGCTCCGCGAAGAAGTGGCCGCCGGGCGGGTCGTCGTACAGATGACGGCGGTACGAGCCGGGTGCCGCCTCCGCCGACCAGGCGGCCAGCCCCTCCGGTGTGGTCAGCGGGTCCCGGGCGCAGCCGAACACCGACACCCGGCAGTTCAGCGGCGCCGTGCGCGGGGGCCGGTAGCCCTCGGCCATGGCGATGTCGGCGCGCAGGGCCCGCACGAACAGCGGCGCCAGTTCCGGGCGGTCCAGCAGGGGCTGCGGGACGGCCCCGAACGCGCCGACGCGGGACCAGAGTTCGCCGTCGGGCAGCCCGGCGAACCAGGGCAGCCGGCGCGGCGCCCAGGGCGCGTCGTACGCCGCGACGGCCAGGGCGTACGGCGCGATGCCCCAGCGGTCCCGCCAGGCGCGGGCGAGGCCGAGGGCGAGACAGCCGCCGAGGCTGTACCCGAACACGACCAGCCGGCCGGCCCGTTCGGGCGCCGGAAGTTCGGTGCACAGCGTCCCGGTGACCTGGTCGAGGTCGCGGACGACCGGCTCCTCGCCGCGCAGCAGCCCGTGACCGGGCAGGTCGGCCGCCAACAGCCTTACCCCGGCGGGCAGATGGGGGATCCAGCCGTCGTAGATGCGGGGTGTTCCGCCCGCGTACGGCAGACACACCAGCGTCGTGTGCGCGTCCTCGTCCCCGGCCAGTGGCCGCAGCCAGCCGCGCCGTGCCGTCGTCGGGCCAGGCATCAGAACAGCGGCGCGGCGGCCGGGGCCCGCAGCGAGCCGAGATGCGGATGCCAGAGGTGGTCCGGGTTGTTCTCCACGGCCTTGAGGACGCCCTGCATGGTGGCGAGGACCGGCGGATGGTCGGTCTCGTAGACGTTGCCCTGAAGCAGCCGCAGAACGTCCAGCCGGTAGCGGGGGTCCTGGACGAAGACGGTGAAGAGGATGTTGAGGCGGTAGTAGACGGCGATGAAGTTGTACCAGTTCGTCAGCCCGCGGCGCTGTTTCCGCTCGTACTCCGCGAAGCGCGGCCGGGAGAAGTCACCGGCCTCGGCCGCCGCGAGCACGTCCTCGGACAGCAGCCGCGCCGAGTTCATCGCGATGCCCACGCCGCTGGAGAAGATCGGGTCGACGAAGCGCGCGGCGTCGCCGACCATCGCCCAGCCGTCCCCGGTGATCTGCCGCATGGCGTAGCTGAAGTCGCCGTCCACCTTCAGCGGGCGGACCGGCGTGCAGGCGCGCAGCGCGGCGGCCAGATCGGGGCGGTGGTCCAGCGCGCCCCAGAAGAACGCGTGCCGGTCGCCGCCGGCGCCCCGCAGCCGGCTCTTGCGGGAGACCACGCCGACGCTGGTGACGGTGTCGGTGATGGGGATCTGCCACACCCAGCTGTCCTCGGCGGGCAGGAAGTGCACGAAGAGGTAGTCGGCCAGGGCGTCGCGGCCGGCGATGGCCTCGCGGTCCAGGCCGGTGAACCAGCCGTGCACCGCGTACTGGTCGAAGGTCGGGTCGGTGACCTTCAGGCCCAGTTGACGGCCCAGCAGGGTGCCGCGGCCACTGGCGTCGATGACCATCCGCACGCCGGTCCGGCTCTCGCTGCCGCCCGAGGCGTGGACGATCTGCGGGTGCGGGCCGTCGAAGTCCACCCGGCGGACGCGGGCGCCCTCGAAGACCTTGGCCCCGAGGGTGGCGCTGTGCTCCAGCAGCAGCTGGTCGAAGCGCCCGCGGTCGACGTGGTACGTGTAGCTCTGGCCGCCCAGCACGTTCTGGTCCTCGGCGAAGGCCAGATCGGCCATGCCGAAGGTGTCACTGGCGCGGCCGCCGCCGGGTGACGTCCAGGCGGCGCCGTACTTCTTCGGGAATCCGGCCGCGTCGAGTTTCGCCAGCGCCCCGATCTCCCGCAGCACCGGCGTGGTGGCCGGAACCAGCGATTCCCCCACATGCTCCCGCGGGAAGATCTCACCCTCGAACACGGCGACGGAAAGGCCCGCGCGTGCCAGATAGGACGCGGCCGTGGAACCACCCGGACCGCCCCCGACGACACCGATATCGAAATCGGTCACGGTGACTCCTTCTCAAACCTGTGCAGGCGTGCCCGACAATTCCGCGAGCAGGTTCGCGATGTTGTCGATCGTCGCGAAATTCGAGCCCACCACCCGGTCATGCGGAATGGCGATTCCGTATTCCGTTTGAATGTGTCCGATGAGCTGCACGGTGGTGAGCGAGGTGAGAATTCCCCATTCCAGCAGCGGGGCGTCCGGCGCGATCTCTTCCTCGGCGGAGCCCAGCACCACGTTCTGGAGGTAATCCCTGACAGCGGCGACTGCCTCATCCTTGGTCATGTGTGTAGCTGACCACAGGAGAGGCGGGGGAACCACACCCGATCCGAAATGATTCCATCACGTTCCCTGATGGGTAAAGGGTATTTCCGGATGTGCGAAAGGCTGCTAATTTTCGCTCAACCCGCGAAAGGACTTTCCTGTGTCTGATTTCCTGTACGATGTCGGAATCATCGGCGGCGGCCCCGCGGGGTCGACCATGGCGTCCTATCTCGCACAGGCCGGCCTGTCCTGTGTCGTACTCGAAGCCGAACATTTTCCGCGCCCCCATGTCGGCGAATCCCTGGTGCCCGCCACCACACCCGTACTGCGCGAGATAGGCGCCCTCGAGAAGATCGAGAAGGAGGGTTTTCCCCGTAAATACGGGGCGGCCTGGACCGCCGCGGTCGACGACTCGATCCCGCAGCTCGGCTTCCGTGGCCTGCACAGCGGATTCCGGCTCGCCGACGTCCGGTTCAGCGAGCGCGACCAGCCCGGGGTGTGCCAGGACCACACCTACCACGTCGACCGCGGACGCTTCGACGAGCTGCTGCTGGAGCACGCCGCCGGCCTGGGCGCGGTGGTCCGGCAGGGCGCCCGCGTCCAGCGGGTCGACCTGGACGGCGAGATCAGGCGCATCACCTACCGCGAGGACGGCACGGAGCAGTCCGTACGCGCCCGGATGGTCGTCGACGCGAGCGGGCGCGGCACCCTCCTCGGCCGGCAGCTGAAGCTGAAGGAGCCCGACCCGGTCTTCAACCAGTACGCCGTCCACACCTGGTTCGAGGATCTGGACCGGCAGGCGGTCAGCAGTACCGAGGACCGCGCGGACTACATCTTCATCCACTTCCTGCCGCTCACCGACACCTGGGTGTGGCAGATCCCCATCACCGACACCATCACCAGCATCGGCGTGGTCACGCAGAAGAGCCGCTTCAAGGAGGCCGCCGCCGATGACCTGGAGGCCTTCTTCTGGGACTCCATCGACTCCCGGCCCGAACTCGGCGCCGCGCTGCGCTCCGCCCGGCGGGTGCGGCCCTTCAAGTCCGAGGGCGACTACAGCTACGCCATGCGTGAACTCAGCGGCGACGGCTGGCTGTTGATCGGCGACGCGGCCCGTTTCGTCGACCCGATCTTCTCCAGCGGCGTCAGCGTCGCCCTCAACAGCGCCCGGCTGGCCGCCGGCGACATCATCGCGGCCCACAAGGCGGGGGACTTCACCCGGCAGCGGTTCGCGACGTACGAGGGCAAGCTGCGCAAGGCCGTGCGCAACTGGTACGAGTTCATCTCCATCTACTACCGCCTCAACATCCTCTTCACCGCCTTCGTGCAGGACCCGCGCTACCGCGTCGACGT
Above is a genomic segment from Streptomyces fodineus containing:
- a CDS encoding acyl carrier protein gives rise to the protein MTKDEAVAAVRDYLQNVVLGSAEEEIAPDAPLLEWGILTSLTTVQLIGHIQTEYGIAIPHDRVVGSNFATIDNIANLLAELSGTPAQV
- a CDS encoding thioesterase II family protein; translated protein: MPGPTTARRGWLRPLAGDEDAHTTLVCLPYAGGTPRIYDGWIPHLPAGVRLLAADLPGHGLLRGEEPVVRDLDQVTGTLCTELPAPERAGRLVVFGYSLGGCLALGLARAWRDRWGIAPYALAVAAYDAPWAPRRLPWFAGLPDGELWSRVGAFGAVPQPLLDRPELAPLFVRALRADIAMAEGYRPPRTAPLNCRVSVFGCARDPLTTPEGLAAWSAEAAPGSYRRHLYDDPPGGHFFAERDPGPVVEALLADLGTTPA
- a CDS encoding NAD(P)/FAD-dependent oxidoreductase; its protein translation is MTDFDIGVVGGGPGGSTAASYLARAGLSVAVFEGEIFPREHVGESLVPATTPVLREIGALAKLDAAGFPKKYGAAWTSPGGGRASDTFGMADLAFAEDQNVLGGQSYTYHVDRGRFDQLLLEHSATLGAKVFEGARVRRVDFDGPHPQIVHASGGSESRTGVRMVIDASGRGTLLGRQLGLKVTDPTFDQYAVHGWFTGLDREAIAGRDALADYLFVHFLPAEDSWVWQIPITDTVTSVGVVSRKSRLRGAGGDRHAFFWGALDHRPDLAAALRACTPVRPLKVDGDFSYAMRQITGDGWAMVGDAARFVDPIFSSGVGIAMNSARLLSEDVLAAAEAGDFSRPRFAEYERKQRRGLTNWYNFIAVYYRLNILFTVFVQDPRYRLDVLRLLQGNVYETDHPPVLATMQGVLKAVENNPDHLWHPHLGSLRAPAAAPLF
- a CDS encoding NAD(P)/FAD-dependent oxidoreductase, translated to MSDFLYDVGIIGGGPAGSTMASYLAQAGLSCVVLEAEHFPRPHVGESLVPATTPVLREIGALEKIEKEGFPRKYGAAWTAAVDDSIPQLGFRGLHSGFRLADVRFSERDQPGVCQDHTYHVDRGRFDELLLEHAAGLGAVVRQGARVQRVDLDGEIRRITYREDGTEQSVRARMVVDASGRGTLLGRQLKLKEPDPVFNQYAVHTWFEDLDRQAVSSTEDRADYIFIHFLPLTDTWVWQIPITDTITSIGVVTQKSRFKEAAADDLEAFFWDSIDSRPELGAALRSARRVRPFKSEGDYSYAMRELSGDGWLLIGDAARFVDPIFSSGVSVALNSARLAAGDIIAAHKAGDFTRQRFATYEGKLRKAVRNWYEFISIYYRLNILFTAFVQDPRYRVDVLKMLQGDVYDAEEPAALGRMREVLREVEADPGHLWHRHLGSLRATAPAAGS